In Desulfobacterales bacterium, a genomic segment contains:
- a CDS encoding GNAT family N-acetyltransferase, translating to MSFLAQNSTVTVYQDLDHAMPAWRIFSRNSDSYVFQQYEWLSAWYKTVGRRCRLTPCLVAVRNPDNSSLIFLPLAIQKVVGASCLVWLGGQLADYHAPILHKDFSRQVSGDDFKALWGRILAALPPVDVVCFEKQPEMVGRQPNPFLALPGQVPHETNFSCRLEKDWPHFYNSRIPAKMRADSRRRRRRLRELGELRFEVADSAERAAFITGKMIEQKGQRYLETGTYNLFGQPRYGDFFLKGFTFADCGGLLHVSALTLNGEIIAAHWGMVYEKRFYHYMPSLGEQWRRYGPGRLLLEHLIQWSFANKLEVFDFTVGNEEYKRVWHTGKAKLSRYRQPFNLKGRFFIITEKIKDGVRKIPPLHRTINRLRNLF from the coding sequence ATGTCATTTCTTGCACAAAACAGCACTGTCACCGTTTACCAGGACCTGGACCATGCCATGCCGGCCTGGCGGATCTTTTCCCGGAACAGCGACAGCTATGTGTTCCAGCAGTATGAATGGCTTTCGGCCTGGTATAAAACCGTTGGCCGCCGCTGCCGGCTGACACCCTGCCTGGTAGCGGTCCGCAACCCGGACAACTCGTCGCTTATTTTTCTGCCCCTTGCCATTCAGAAAGTCGTTGGCGCCTCCTGTCTGGTCTGGCTCGGCGGTCAACTGGCTGATTACCATGCCCCGATACTGCATAAAGATTTTTCCCGGCAGGTATCCGGCGACGATTTCAAGGCGCTCTGGGGCAGGATCCTGGCGGCATTGCCGCCGGTGGATGTGGTCTGTTTTGAAAAACAGCCGGAGATGGTAGGGCGACAACCGAACCCCTTTTTAGCATTACCCGGACAGGTTCCCCACGAGACGAACTTCAGTTGCCGCCTGGAAAAAGACTGGCCGCATTTTTACAACAGCCGGATTCCGGCCAAGATGCGGGCCGATTCCAGGAGAAGGAGAAGACGGCTCCGGGAACTGGGCGAGCTTCGCTTCGAGGTGGCGGACTCGGCGGAGAGGGCCGCTTTCATCACCGGAAAAATGATCGAACAGAAGGGGCAACGCTACCTGGAAACCGGCACCTACAATCTGTTCGGCCAACCGCGGTACGGAGATTTTTTCCTGAAGGGGTTCACCTTTGCGGATTGCGGCGGCCTGCTCCATGTTTCCGCCCTTACCCTTAATGGCGAAATCATTGCCGCCCACTGGGGCATGGTATATGAAAAACGGTTCTACCATTACATGCCAAGCCTTGGTGAACAATGGCGCAGATATGGCCCGGGCAGGCTCCTGCTGGAGCATCTCATTCAGTGGAGTTTTGCAAACAAGCTGGAGGTCTTTGACTTCACCGTTGGCAATGAGGAGTATAAGAGAGTCTGGCACACCGGCAAGGCAAAGCTCTCTCGATACCGCCAACCCTTTAACCTGAAGGGGCGTTTTTTCATTATCACGGAAAAGATCAAGGATGGTGTGCGGAAGATTCCCCCATTGCACAGGACCATTAATCGTTTGAGAAATTTATTTTGA
- a CDS encoding glycosyltransferase family 2 protein, producing the protein MSQPTAPILAAILHASREDCLFRTVAAVAGQNSAPCDILVVDSSAEPGLGARLQKAYPGLLYRKTDPDTGIASGRNEALRFFLDREYSYILNLDNDIELEKGCLGNLLRELEKNPSTGLAAPYMLNIDGRVLSSGGAYLRNLGQPVIRRQPGRGYRNNDFATGAIGLIRRQVVERVGLFDPLFDPYGFEDIDYCLRIRDCGYDIAVASTARCLHFSEFSFHRPTSFNLYHTTKKRLFCARKHVPFISFILFFFPWYFFRRVLLPVLKFLALGRPELSRAAWNGFTHGLREFRADGH; encoded by the coding sequence ATGAGCCAACCCACTGCTCCTATTCTTGCCGCCATTCTGCACGCCAGCCGCGAGGACTGCCTGTTCAGGACAGTGGCGGCGGTTGCCGGACAGAACAGCGCCCCATGTGATATCCTGGTGGTGGACTCCAGTGCGGAACCGGGCCTTGGGGCACGGCTGCAGAAGGCATATCCCGGGCTGCTCTACCGGAAAACAGACCCGGACACAGGCATTGCCTCCGGTAGAAACGAGGCTCTTCGTTTTTTTCTGGACCGGGAATATTCGTATATTCTGAACCTTGACAATGATATTGAACTGGAAAAGGGCTGTCTGGGCAACCTGTTGCGGGAACTTGAAAAAAATCCATCAACCGGACTTGCCGCCCCCTATATGCTGAACATTGACGGCCGGGTCCTCTCTTCCGGGGGCGCCTATCTGCGCAACCTTGGCCAGCCCGTCATCAGACGGCAGCCGGGCCGCGGTTACCGGAATAATGATTTTGCCACCGGCGCCATCGGCCTTATCCGCCGGCAGGTTGTTGAACGGGTCGGCCTGTTTGACCCTCTCTTTGACCCATACGGGTTCGAGGATATAGATTACTGCCTGCGCATCCGGGATTGCGGGTATGACATTGCGGTGGCGTCAACGGCCCGCTGCCTGCATTTCTCGGAATTTTCCTTTCACCGGCCAACTTCCTTCAACCTCTATCACACGACCAAGAAGCGGTTGTTCTGCGCCCGGAAACATGTGCCGTTCATCTCCTTTATCCTGTTTTTCTTCCCCTGGTACTTTTTCAGGCGGGTCCTGTTGCCGGTATTAAAATTTCTGGCCCTTGGCCGGCCTGAACTGAGTCGGGCGGCATGGAATGGTTTCACCCATGGACTGCGGGAGTTCCGTGCGGATGGACACTAA
- a CDS encoding flippase, producing the protein MRLFSLIDLKNRFVKNVVSNYLGFAVNAVVTLLLTPFLIRSLGTATFGAWILLNTILAYFRLLELGIMPAVIRYVSLYKARGEKKEIESIIGSAVLFLFLVSIITIPVIYLAAEFGPRFFNLADADQALFVKAIWLIGLAAVLSYFARLFFAVFEGYQRFDLLNICSASGTLLMAGLTVVFVIKGYGLLALILILTGQIAYELLFKVVVIRVLFQVRITPFAADRRNISRLRGFSFYAFLTDVALNISHKIDTLVIGIFMPVSAITFYEISTKLSGFLEKLTDPLVDTFFPLASELHTADQAESLRKLLLEGTKISLLLVTPGLIIFSWYGADIIRWWVGEDYVGQSLPILYVFLGVIALSVLDSTASRILLGTGRIKFAAAISLVAAVSNLTLSLILVKKYGLIGVALGTLIPAAVCNLFISLPYTCSITGTPILAFYLKIFLPVGLTAGGSLLLIAATSDLFPNRALSCAVHTFLVAGLTLLVINRFILPERKSRDSCP; encoded by the coding sequence ATGCGTTTATTCAGCCTGATTGACCTGAAAAACAGGTTTGTCAAAAACGTTGTCAGCAACTATCTCGGCTTTGCGGTCAATGCCGTGGTCACCCTGCTGCTGACGCCGTTTCTGATCCGCTCCCTGGGCACCGCAACCTTTGGCGCCTGGATCCTGCTCAATACGATCCTTGCCTATTTCCGGCTCCTGGAGCTTGGGATCATGCCGGCGGTCATCCGCTATGTCTCCTTGTACAAGGCCAGGGGCGAAAAAAAAGAGATCGAGTCCATAATCGGTTCCGCGGTTCTGTTCCTTTTTCTTGTCAGCATTATCACCATCCCGGTCATTTATCTGGCCGCGGAGTTCGGCCCGCGGTTCTTCAACCTGGCTGACGCCGACCAGGCGCTTTTTGTCAAAGCGATCTGGCTCATCGGCCTTGCCGCGGTTCTTTCCTATTTTGCCAGGCTGTTCTTTGCGGTTTTTGAAGGATACCAGCGCTTTGATCTGCTGAATATCTGCTCTGCCTCCGGCACGCTCCTGATGGCGGGCCTTACCGTGGTTTTTGTCATCAAGGGCTACGGCCTGCTGGCGCTTATCCTGATCCTCACGGGACAGATTGCCTACGAACTCCTCTTCAAGGTGGTGGTTATCCGCGTCCTCTTTCAGGTCCGCATCACTCCTTTTGCCGCTGACCGCCGCAATATCAGCAGACTCCGGGGGTTCTCATTCTACGCCTTCCTGACCGATGTTGCGTTGAATATCTCACATAAAATCGATACCCTGGTAATCGGCATCTTCATGCCGGTCAGCGCCATAACCTTTTACGAAATCAGCACAAAGCTGTCTGGTTTTCTCGAAAAACTGACCGATCCCCTTGTCGACACCTTCTTTCCCCTGGCCTCGGAGCTGCACACCGCTGACCAGGCCGAATCCTTACGGAAACTGCTGCTTGAGGGAACAAAGATATCACTTTTACTGGTTACGCCGGGATTAATCATCTTCTCCTGGTACGGAGCGGACATAATAAGATGGTGGGTGGGGGAGGACTACGTCGGGCAAAGTCTGCCGATACTGTATGTCTTTCTCGGGGTTATTGCGCTTTCAGTCCTTGACTCAACAGCATCAAGGATTCTGTTAGGTACCGGCAGGATAAAATTTGCCGCCGCCATCTCCCTGGTTGCGGCGGTCTCCAACCTTACCCTGAGCCTGATCCTGGTAAAGAAATACGGGCTCATCGGCGTTGCCCTGGGCACCCTCATTCCAGCGGCGGTGTGCAACCTTTTTATCTCCCTGCCCTATACATGCTCCATTACCGGCACGCCGATTCTTGCCTTTTACCTGAAGATTTTTTTGCCCGTGGGGCTGACGGCCGGCGGCTCACTGCTTCTTATTGCCGCAACCTCGGACCTCTTCCCCAACAGAGCGCTTTCCTGTGCGGTGCACACCTTTCTGGTGGCAGGCCTCACCCTGCTGGTTATCAACAGGTTCATCCTGCCGGAGCGGAAATCCCGGGATAGCTGCCCATGA
- a CDS encoding glycosyltransferase: MRISVLIATCNRPDHLKNCLQSLLDNSRPPDEIIVADQSDGYATEETVAGIASGSTVIRYERLDRRGKSRALNRAVEICAGDFLALTDDDVMVDKKWLETFLQLSAEYPGIEAFCGRMLPEEGGAGNEEYLNLVLETNTKWIDKKTNPVQPGFVGANCFISRRAFLAAGRFNELFGPGAVFPSNEDGELACRLISSGTKILYSPKLVVFHSGWRGRKDNRKLKFNYAYGQGGIAGYCLRQGRLMFGWHILLIFLQKLRRLTLGLLLADQERIQDGAIHLKGIVAGFLKGLAVK, translated from the coding sequence ATGAGAATTTCTGTCCTGATCGCCACCTGTAACCGCCCGGACCATTTGAAAAATTGCCTTCAATCCCTGCTGGACAACAGCCGGCCGCCGGACGAGATTATTGTTGCCGACCAGAGCGATGGTTATGCAACGGAAGAAACAGTAGCGGGTATTGCAAGCGGTTCCACTGTAATTCGTTATGAACGGCTGGACAGGCGCGGGAAATCAAGGGCCCTGAACAGGGCGGTTGAAATCTGTGCCGGTGATTTTCTCGCCCTGACCGATGACGATGTGATGGTCGACAAAAAATGGCTTGAGACTTTTTTGCAACTCAGCGCGGAATATCCCGGAATCGAGGCGTTCTGCGGCAGGATGCTGCCCGAAGAAGGGGGGGCCGGGAATGAAGAATATCTCAACCTGGTCCTTGAGACGAACACGAAATGGATTGATAAAAAAACCAATCCGGTCCAACCCGGTTTTGTCGGGGCCAACTGCTTTATCAGCCGCCGGGCTTTTCTTGCGGCCGGCAGGTTTAACGAGCTTTTCGGGCCGGGCGCTGTTTTTCCGAGCAACGAAGACGGTGAGCTTGCCTGCCGGCTGATCAGCAGCGGAACAAAAATTCTATACAGCCCCAAACTCGTGGTCTTTCATTCCGGCTGGCGCGGCAGAAAGGATAACCGGAAGCTGAAGTTTAACTACGCTTATGGGCAGGGAGGCATTGCCGGATATTGTCTGAGGCAGGGCCGCCTCATGTTCGGCTGGCATATTTTGTTGATATTTCTGCAAAAATTACGGCGGCTCACCCTCGGTCTTCTGTTGGCCGACCAGGAGAGGATCCAGGACGGAGCCATTCACCTCAAGGGAATTGTTGCCGGATTTTTAAAAGGACTCGCCGTCAAATGA
- a CDS encoding glycosyltransferase — protein MNEPGLDATVLIPSYNSKNTLIPCLEQLTRQTWPADRFEVIVVLDGSTDGSKEALGKLSTPFPLKLIEQPNQGRAAALNRGARDAAGGIIIIIDSDILTNATFVENHLAAHQQADVVIGPIPLSDKTPVNFLTDRVREWADEHTKKMLDNPEELTSTSLFGGNISMPRSLYEQLGGYREELRRTEDFHMGEKILRAGLRVAFCPEAVAAQIFDKTFYAWCRDIYVDGRSHLQLIREFPELKKKLRAGRFYPATMTKKIIRPMIIHRQPLGNLVLATSQAVLETARRMGLRWEILSAIQGVIGDSLYFRGVYDALGSQERFNAFIQPD, from the coding sequence ATGAACGAACCAGGCCTGGACGCAACCGTCCTTATCCCGTCCTATAACAGCAAAAACACCCTGATTCCCTGCCTCGAACAGCTGACAAGGCAGACCTGGCCTGCGGACCGCTTCGAGGTAATCGTTGTCCTGGACGGTTCAACCGACGGTTCAAAAGAGGCCCTTGGGAAACTGTCCACCCCTTTTCCGCTCAAGCTGATTGAACAGCCGAACCAGGGAAGAGCCGCGGCCCTGAACAGGGGGGCCAGGGATGCGGCCGGCGGAATAATCATAATAATTGACAGCGATATCTTGACCAACGCCACCTTTGTTGAAAATCATCTTGCCGCCCATCAACAGGCTGATGTGGTCATCGGCCCCATACCGCTTTCAGATAAGACTCCGGTTAATTTCCTCACCGACCGGGTAAGGGAATGGGCAGATGAGCATACAAAAAAAATGCTGGACAACCCGGAGGAGCTGACCTCCACCAGCTTGTTCGGCGGCAATATCTCCATGCCCCGCTCCCTGTACGAGCAGCTCGGCGGCTACCGCGAGGAGCTGAGAAGAACGGAAGACTTTCACATGGGTGAAAAAATTCTGCGGGCCGGCCTCCGGGTCGCCTTCTGCCCGGAGGCGGTGGCGGCCCAGATATTCGACAAGACCTTTTATGCCTGGTGCCGGGACATATATGTTGACGGCCGGTCACACCTGCAGCTCATCCGGGAGTTCCCCGAGTTAAAGAAAAAACTGCGGGCCGGCCGCTTTTATCCGGCAACCATGACAAAAAAAATCATCAGGCCCATGATCATTCATCGCCAGCCCCTTGGCAACCTCGTCCTGGCAACCTCCCAGGCCGTACTTGAGACGGCCCGGAGGATGGGGCTGCGCTGGGAAATACTCTCCGCCATTCAGGGCGTTATCGGCGACAGCCTCTATTTCCGCGGCGTTTACGATGCCCTGGGCAGCCAGGAACGGTTCAATGCGTTTATTCAGCCTGATTGA
- a CDS encoding glycosyltransferase family 2 protein, with translation MKSLDALLKNRVLPDEIIVVDQGRAEATARALDELGQARIVHVPSTETGLSRARNTGIRASCFPIIGFIDDDCIPAENWLAAAHEVIEKLPESHVWIGEVYNTVEDICKTAQAESPARTFSLRGRNDPWRLGPSGGNAFFRRSVFDLVGEFDPLLGQGSDFPGAEDGDMVYRVMKEGLQVTYTNTIRAFHPDWRNDEEEIKNAHNYGMGVGAMLAKFAAQGDYYPATVVFGRNFLSRYPGVPYNLLLGRMVKCRINLEWSRSIIQGFAGWRARHRKGASR, from the coding sequence TTGAAATCCCTGGACGCATTACTGAAAAACAGGGTGCTGCCCGACGAAATCATCGTGGTGGACCAGGGCCGCGCCGAGGCCACCGCCCGGGCTCTCGATGAACTGGGCCAGGCCCGAATTGTTCATGTGCCCTCCACTGAAACCGGGTTGTCACGGGCGCGGAACACCGGCATCCGGGCAAGTTGCTTCCCGATCATCGGCTTTATTGACGATGACTGCATCCCGGCGGAGAACTGGCTGGCCGCGGCCCATGAAGTCATTGAAAAACTGCCGGAATCACACGTCTGGATAGGCGAGGTCTACAATACTGTTGAGGATATTTGTAAAACCGCCCAGGCAGAGTCGCCGGCAAGAACCTTCAGCCTGCGCGGCCGCAATGATCCCTGGCGGCTCGGGCCCAGCGGCGGCAACGCCTTTTTCAGAAGATCTGTTTTCGACCTGGTGGGCGAATTCGATCCGCTCCTGGGACAGGGCAGCGACTTTCCCGGCGCCGAGGATGGGGACATGGTGTACAGGGTGATGAAAGAAGGGCTTCAGGTCACCTATACCAACACCATCCGCGCCTTTCATCCGGACTGGCGTAACGATGAGGAGGAGATTAAAAATGCCCATAACTACGGCATGGGGGTCGGTGCCATGCTGGCCAAATTTGCCGCCCAGGGGGACTATTACCCGGCAACGGTCGTTTTCGGCCGCAACTTTCTGTCCAGGTACCCTGGCGTGCCCTACAACCTGCTGCTCGGCAGGATGGTGAAGTGCCGGATCAACCTGGAATGGTCCCGGAGCATCATCCAGGGCTTTGCCGGCTGGAGAGCCAGGCACCGCAAGGGGGCGAGCCGATGA
- a CDS encoding polysaccharide deacetylase family protein — protein sequence MNLVSGFYQKHEGLRRLVRELAADQNALTLDIGCKKGDLSAVLAKSQKHLVALDLERHPAWQPAEKISFVHGNALFLPFRDASFDLIVAAECLQYIKPIEQVLAELHRVLKDNGRLIITFPEGGKFSTLVDPYNIANRLKGLFRKQKAAKGYQAEYLRLDRVLSCCRTGWRCERLCRRGSYIFILSAWLIDQLQGLRRRCGPSAVAGKMLALPMRILFQIMRLDFSVSYSSLSYNIIILLRKVAPSLEGKATGPLAGSSDPKNLAPGCCFRKGDLAAAKDLRKFRPAGIPILCYHNVSDTRNHAFRLYIMPVKRFARQMQWLKEKGYQAITLNTLYDYLDHNGPLPEKPVIITFDDGYQELKDTATPILARLNFPHVLFINTGKTGLSTDWVERAPDIPLLSRGEISAMVDRYGDILDFQAHGKTHLSMKGAAPGTIVAEVRDCIDVLEPITGRPVRFLAYPYGERDDNTPAIMRSLGLRCSFTVDQGLCRPGQDLHLLPRVEIFGNDFFIDFILKVRWGWSPIAGLRTILKKRYNKIIRFIRK from the coding sequence ATGAACCTGGTATCCGGTTTTTATCAAAAACATGAAGGACTGCGCCGCCTGGTCAGGGAACTGGCCGCGGACCAAAACGCCTTGACCCTGGATATCGGTTGTAAAAAGGGCGATCTTTCCGCTGTGCTGGCAAAATCACAAAAACACCTTGTGGCCCTTGACCTGGAAAGGCATCCGGCATGGCAGCCGGCTGAGAAAATCTCGTTTGTCCATGGCAATGCCCTTTTTCTGCCGTTCAGGGACGCCTCGTTCGATCTGATCGTTGCCGCGGAATGCCTGCAGTATATCAAACCGATCGAACAGGTCCTTGCTGAATTACACCGGGTCCTTAAAGACAACGGCAGGCTGATAATAACCTTTCCCGAGGGCGGAAAGTTTTCCACCCTTGTTGATCCCTATAACATCGCCAACCGCCTGAAAGGCCTGTTCCGCAAACAAAAGGCGGCAAAGGGGTATCAGGCCGAATATCTCCGCCTGGACCGGGTCCTTTCCTGTTGCAGAACAGGCTGGAGATGCGAACGGCTGTGCCGGCGCGGCTCCTATATCTTTATCCTGAGCGCCTGGCTCATTGACCAGTTGCAGGGGCTGCGGCGGCGATGCGGCCCATCAGCTGTTGCCGGGAAAATGCTCGCCCTGCCCATGAGAATACTCTTCCAGATCATGCGGCTTGACTTTTCGGTCTCATATTCGTCGTTATCCTATAATATTATCATCCTGCTGCGGAAGGTGGCGCCATCCCTGGAGGGAAAGGCGACAGGCCCGTTGGCAGGAAGTAGCGACCCCAAAAACCTGGCCCCGGGTTGTTGCTTCCGCAAAGGGGACCTTGCAGCGGCCAAGGACCTGCGAAAATTCCGGCCGGCAGGTATTCCGATCCTCTGTTATCACAATGTTTCGGATACCAGAAACCATGCCTTCCGCCTCTATATCATGCCCGTAAAAAGGTTTGCCCGCCAGATGCAATGGCTTAAAGAAAAGGGCTACCAGGCAATCACCCTCAATACCCTGTACGATTATCTGGACCACAACGGGCCGCTGCCGGAAAAACCGGTGATCATCACCTTTGACGACGGCTACCAGGAACTGAAGGATACTGCCACGCCGATCCTGGCCAGACTCAACTTCCCCCATGTCCTGTTCATCAACACCGGCAAAACAGGGCTCTCCACGGACTGGGTGGAGCGGGCCCCGGATATTCCCTTGTTAAGCCGTGGGGAAATTTCAGCCATGGTTGACAGATACGGCGACATCCTGGACTTTCAGGCCCACGGCAAGACCCACCTGTCAATGAAGGGAGCAGCGCCCGGGACCATAGTCGCGGAGGTGCGGGACTGCATTGACGTGCTGGAACCGATAACCGGCCGGCCGGTGAGATTCCTGGCCTATCCTTATGGCGAACGGGATGACAATACCCCTGCCATCATGCGATCACTTGGATTACGATGTTCCTTCACGGTTGACCAGGGATTGTGCCGGCCGGGCCAGGATTTGCATCTGCTGCCCCGGGTGGAGATATTCGGCAATGATTTTTTTATCGATTTTATCCTGAAGGTACGGTGGGGGTGGAGCCCGATCGCCGGACTGCGCACCATATTAAAAAAACGCTATAACAAAATAATCCGGTTCATAAGGAAATGA